Proteins encoded by one window of Musa acuminata AAA Group cultivar baxijiao chromosome BXJ2-9, Cavendish_Baxijiao_AAA, whole genome shotgun sequence:
- the LOC103998907 gene encoding uncharacterized protein LOC103998907, translated as MSVFWEKSATWRWLVQRTRDSKPFFFTFATVCGIVPGVIGYCVMQLTSSRNEQLEAHLRQTARPESTMMGQVNRERLAEFLGELQRKEDTNDRYVAALRGETLTRKPYVRIQPVPKENSEESNKETSKEK; from the exons atgTCCGTTTTTTGGGAGAAGAGCGCGACATGGCGGTGGCTGGTGCAGAGGACCCGTGACTCGAAGCCCTTCTTCTTCACCTTCGCCACGGTGTGCGGGATCGTCCCCGGCGTCATCGGCTACTGCGTCATGCAGCTCACCAGCTCTCGCAACGAGCAGCTCGAGGCCCACCTTCGCCAGACCGCCCGCCCCGAATCGACC ATGATGGGGCAAGTCAACCGAGAGAGGCTGGCCGAGTTTCTGGGCGAGCTGCAACGCAAGGAGGACACAAATGACCGATACGTAGCTGCTCTGCGAGGGGAAACCCTGACTAGGAAGCCCTATGTTCGGATTCAACCGGTGCCAAAGGAGAACAGTGAAGAAAGCAACAAGGAGACCAGCAAAGAAAAGTAG